One stretch of Qipengyuania gelatinilytica DNA includes these proteins:
- a CDS encoding alkaline phosphatase PhoX, with amino-acid sequence MTADLHRRQFLSATASAFAALSLSGCQTRVGSTPLPFTGYGELVPDPNGMLNLPEGFSYRLISAFGLEMDDGEPVPDAADGMGCIPLSRREIALVRNHELMPGDGGSEFLETGFDKVAGQAVLPGGTTTIVLDAKTLRKKREYRSLAGTMRNCAGGVTPWGSWLTCEEFVTTDDQIAPDKLTKHHGWIFEVPADAGKQINPEPLKAMGRFNHEAACVDPETGLVYLTEDRPDSVLYRFAPKVPGDLAQGGQLQAMRIVDLADTRNWSEEAMPVGKRYTVEWFPLDDVEAPKDDLRTRAAAQGAAIIARGEGIHMGLDELYICSTSGGAMKLGQIFKLVPGRNRKADEVELFFESGSKEQFNYGDNLVVAPNGHLIVCEDQYTDVVDNRLILITPKGEPHVFGRLTMQTELAGGCFSPDGKWFFVNAYSPTRTFAITGPWYG; translated from the coding sequence ATGACCGCCGACCTGCACCGCCGCCAGTTCCTATCCGCAACGGCAAGCGCATTTGCCGCGCTGTCGCTGTCGGGTTGCCAGACGCGTGTAGGTTCGACGCCGCTGCCATTCACCGGTTATGGCGAGCTCGTGCCCGATCCCAACGGCATGCTCAATTTGCCGGAGGGCTTCTCCTATCGCCTGATTTCGGCTTTCGGCCTTGAAATGGACGACGGCGAGCCTGTGCCCGACGCTGCCGACGGCATGGGCTGCATCCCGCTGTCGCGCAGGGAAATTGCCCTTGTGCGCAACCACGAGCTGATGCCCGGTGACGGCGGCTCTGAATTTCTCGAAACTGGCTTCGACAAGGTCGCCGGCCAGGCCGTGCTGCCCGGCGGCACCACCACGATCGTGCTCGATGCGAAAACGCTGCGCAAGAAGCGCGAATACCGTTCGCTCGCAGGGACCATGCGCAATTGCGCGGGCGGCGTGACGCCATGGGGCAGCTGGCTGACCTGCGAGGAATTTGTTACCACCGATGACCAGATCGCGCCAGACAAGCTGACAAAGCATCATGGCTGGATTTTCGAAGTTCCTGCCGATGCCGGCAAGCAGATCAATCCAGAGCCGCTCAAGGCGATGGGGCGCTTCAATCACGAAGCGGCCTGTGTCGATCCGGAGACCGGGCTGGTGTACCTCACCGAAGACCGGCCCGACTCCGTCCTCTACCGTTTCGCGCCCAAAGTGCCCGGCGATCTTGCGCAGGGCGGGCAGTTGCAGGCCATGCGCATCGTCGACCTCGCGGATACGCGGAACTGGTCGGAAGAGGCGATGCCGGTTGGCAAGCGCTACACCGTCGAGTGGTTTCCGCTCGACGACGTCGAGGCACCGAAGGACGATCTGCGCACGCGCGCCGCGGCGCAGGGCGCGGCGATCATCGCGCGCGGCGAAGGTATCCACATGGGACTGGACGAACTTTACATCTGCTCGACCAGCGGCGGGGCAATGAAGCTCGGCCAGATCTTCAAGCTCGTCCCGGGACGCAACCGCAAGGCCGACGAGGTCGAACTGTTCTTCGAGAGCGGGAGCAAGGAGCAGTTCAATTACGGCGACAATCTGGTGGTCGCGCCGAACGGACACCTGATCGTGTGCGAGGACCAGTATACCGATGTCGTCGACAACCGCCTGATCCTGATCACGCCCAAGGGCGAACCACATGTCTTCGGTCGCCTGACGATGCAGACGGAACTGGCGGGCGGGTGCTTCTCGCCCGATGGAAAGTGGTTCTTCGTCAACGCCTATTCGCCGACGCGGACCTTCGCGATCACCGGCCCTTGGTACGGCTGA
- a CDS encoding Dps family protein, producing the protein MAELGNNAKSGLVTALNGALADTMALYFKTKNFHWHVAGPRFRDLHLLFDEQAAQLIGTVDAIGERVRKNDEYTLTSIGTIHSETKIEDQDDVTITADAMVAELRDDNKKLHDRLGSVKEEAESVGDNATSGIVDDWIDQCEERIWFLNQTAK; encoded by the coding sequence ATGGCCGAACTCGGCAACAATGCGAAATCTGGTCTCGTTACGGCGCTGAACGGCGCGCTGGCGGACACGATGGCGCTCTATTTCAAGACCAAGAACTTTCACTGGCATGTCGCAGGCCCGCGCTTCCGCGACCTTCACCTGCTGTTCGACGAGCAGGCTGCACAGCTGATCGGCACAGTCGATGCGATCGGTGAACGCGTTCGCAAGAATGACGAATATACGCTGACCTCGATCGGAACGATCCATAGCGAGACCAAGATCGAGGACCAGGACGATGTCACCATCACCGCCGATGCGATGGTTGCCGAACTGCGCGACGACAACAAGAAGCTCCACGACCGTCTGGGATCGGTGAAGGAAGAAGCCGAATCCGTGGGCGACAACGCCACCAGCGGCATCGTCGACGACTGGATCGACCAGTGCGAGGAACGCATCTGGTTCCTCAACCAGACAGCCAAGTAA
- a CDS encoding 6-phosphogluconolactonase translates to MADATIIENATDGDIADWLAQRLGEAFAATEGPVTITVPGGSTPFPIIEQLLTRDLDWSRLVVWPGDDRIVPEDHEASNTGKLRKLFEPAGAEVVTLTIMEQVPHFDLAWLGMGADGHIASLFPNTDPKLDEPRSILRLTPDPLPPEAPFDRISLTLPSLLASDQILFVIRGSDKRTVFDQALAGKSDLPVARLLAGAKQPVTCFT, encoded by the coding sequence ATGGCAGACGCAACGATCATCGAGAATGCGACCGACGGCGACATCGCCGACTGGCTCGCGCAGCGGCTTGGCGAAGCATTCGCCGCAACCGAAGGCCCGGTGACCATCACCGTGCCGGGTGGCTCGACGCCCTTCCCCATCATCGAGCAGCTCCTGACACGCGATCTCGACTGGTCGCGGCTGGTGGTGTGGCCGGGCGACGACCGCATCGTGCCCGAGGATCACGAGGCATCGAACACCGGCAAGCTGCGCAAGCTGTTCGAACCGGCAGGCGCCGAAGTCGTGACCCTCACGATTATGGAGCAGGTCCCGCATTTCGACCTCGCATGGCTCGGCATGGGGGCCGACGGGCACATCGCCTCGCTCTTCCCCAATACTGATCCCAAGCTGGACGAACCGCGCAGCATCCTGCGTCTCACGCCCGATCCGCTCCCGCCCGAAGCGCCCTTCGACCGGATCAGCCTGACGCTGCCCTCGCTCCTCGCGAGCGACCAGATCCTCTTCGTGATCCGCGGTTCGGACAAGCGGACCGTGTTCGACCAAGCCCTTGCGGGTAAAAGCGATTTGCCGGTTGCCCGGCTGCTGGCAGGCGCTAAACAGCCTGTCACATGCTTCACCTGA
- a CDS encoding NUDIX domain-containing protein, translating to MLHLIPAPLHRLALKIGYKLQQRMRRTTGTARDGVSVIGRDIEGQILVVRHSYGPEGWYFPGGGIKSGESPEDAARRELMEETGCEIMGLKLVGLVEEELSGATHKAHLFEGVIEDMPKADGREILEARMFPTHSLPEPLAPTTRLRLKMWQARKS from the coding sequence ATGCTTCACCTGATACCTGCGCCGCTTCACCGGCTCGCCCTCAAGATCGGATACAAGCTGCAGCAGCGGATGCGCCGTACGACAGGTACGGCGCGTGATGGCGTGAGCGTGATCGGCCGCGACATCGAGGGGCAGATCCTCGTGGTGAGGCACAGCTACGGGCCGGAAGGCTGGTACTTCCCGGGGGGCGGCATCAAGTCCGGAGAGAGCCCGGAAGACGCGGCCAGGCGCGAGCTGATGGAAGAAACCGGCTGCGAGATCATGGGGCTCAAGCTGGTCGGCCTGGTCGAAGAAGAGCTGTCCGGTGCCACCCACAAGGCGCATCTGTTCGAAGGTGTGATCGAAGACATGCCCAAGGCCGACGGGCGCGAGATCCTCGAAGCCCGGATGTTCCCGACCCACTCTCTTCCCGAACCGCTCGCCCCGACAACGCGGCTGCGGCTAAAGATGTGGCAGGCGCGCAAGAGCTAG